The sequence AGCGTTCGTTAACTAAAACTGACGattcttttgtttttctgtaaAGAATGGAAACTGTGAGCGAGGCTCTGGAGGAGCTGCTGATGGCTGCACAACGACAAAACTGCCTGACAGTTGGAGTCTACGAGTCTGCACAGCTCATGAATGTGtaagtattttattcattcaaacaTATAATTCAGCGTTCTGCATTAGACCAACCTATAGAAAAAACGAACTGAGCATTGAACTAATTGCATATGTGAACTTCTACAGGGATCCAGACAGCGTGGTGCTGTGCGTTCTGGCGACCGACGAGGAGGACGAGAATGATGTTGCGCTTCAGATCCACTTCACGCTCATCCAAGCCTTCTGCTGCGACATCGACATCAACATTGTGCGCGTGTCCGGCATGAGGCGTCTGGCACAGGTTCTCGAAGAGCCTCTGTCCACTGACAACAACGCCAATGAACCAAGAGACCTTCACTGCATTCTTGTTACTGTAAGTATCTTACGCTTATTAGCTAGCACGTTAACACAGCATGCGACGTAGCATAACATTAGGTGAAGGGGTGCGATATCGATTTACACTTTTTGAGTGCACTTTTTTGTTGTTATAGGCTATATCTACAGTATTTAATGAATAATGTCAGTTTTAACATTTGACCAATGTTTGTCCGACTAGTTTTGCAACTCATACTGTTGTGGGAAGCATATCAGAACAAGCACAattgcactgttaacaatttttgtaaattatactatattttactgtaatatgaactgcatTTTACTGTATGACAGTTATgcagtgttactgtattttaaagttgcattgtgaccatattttacagtaaatatatgcaatactgtaaatacatatacagcaagataaatggtggtGTAAATGTTAATGCAGTATTTTagttgtaattgatttacagtaagttccTGGTGACTttctgccagtaagttactgtagattctagaggaaattgttaacagtgtgcgTTCTGCTTAAAGTGTTTTAACTGAAGAAATATTCATAAGAATTGCACCTTTGCACCTCATCCGTAATACACTCCATTAGATCAATCTAGAAATTAATAAACAAGCTATTATCAAAGATATGAAATGCTAATCATATTTCTTTCCATCTCATAGAACCCTCAAGCTGAGCATCTCAAGCTGAAGGAGGTGGGAAGTTACTGCAAGGAAAGCCGCTGCAAGAACCAGTGGGTGCCCTCTATTGCCCTGCAAGAGCGCTGAGGTGTCGTGCACTGAAATGTGCTGaagagaaatggaatattgatGTTGTCCTTCACCTATGAGGACATGCTCATCAATTCAAGGGGACTGTCCAATAGTCCTTTCCGGAGCTTCCGCCTCCATGTTTATGGAATTCTAAGTGTGCGAGGATACTTGAGACAGTTGTCCACGTTCCTCATAATGCATGATCGGTGTTATCGCTCCTTTGGACAGACCAAAGGAGCATCTGGGTGGTCAGTGGACTGTGTCGTAGCTCTGAAAGGATGCAGCAGGGAATCCAGGGGATATTTCCAGACAGCAGCGTATGGCTACGCTTTGCACTCCACGTGGGATGTGAATGAATAACACATGACTCAGACCTGACAATAGTGTAGGTCTCCAGCGGAGAAGTtctgctttttttaaaaagtgactgcTATTCAAGGACtgaatttttctttatttttatttatgcataacactgtcattttaaaaacgagtaatatatttggttttatttatgaatttgcacatgtttacatttctttattaaataaattttatgctTGATTTTAAAGTGCATTTCCTGTTGTGTTTTTTAATGCCAGATTATGAAAGAAAAGCTGTCACATGCACTAGCATGTGTTCATTTCACACAGATGGTCATAAAATGGTAAATTAGTTGAAAATATTCTTGCTTCCTTGTTGTAATAGCTAAGTATTATCATTTCACATGTTATTTCAACACACAATAAGGAAGAGAAGGATTTAGATTGTGTTGAGGGACAACATGCATTTATGATTAATGGTAAAGAAACCTCACTCACTCTTCACATATTGACACCTGTCTTTTTCCCCCCATCTGCAATTCTGCATTATAAATCATGTGCCCTAGACACAGCACAATGTGTACAAAAGTAAGAGGCTCCTTATCTGTTTCTCAAATATACACAGCTCAGCTGATAGCTATTCTGCACAAGGGGATGAAGAAGAATCTACAAGCAGACAAATCACAACAAGACCATAAACTGGCTGGCATATATGATTCTGAATTCTCTCTCACTGATTCTGAATTCaccaaagaaataaaaaagcactGGCTTAATCAAATCTTTCAAAAGAACAATCAATGCATTTACAGCCTTGACATGAAAACATGCACAGATATTATGAGTCACACACTCGTGCCTTTTTTCAGTACaccaaaaaagagagaaatagcTTGATCATTTTGACCACACTGACCTTTTCTTTGGTGAATGTGAAAGGTCAGGCTGCCTGCAGGGCACAACATCGCCGAGATTACATACCATGCCTTGTCTTTATTACCTTTGCATGCAGTAGTCAAGAGAGTCTGCCCCCTCTGCACGTGACAGACCCCACGTCTAACTTCGGGTTTGTTCTCATTTCCCACTATACTAGGCTACTGCACTGATTCATGCCATGTTCCCTTAAATTTCCAGCCAAGACGTCTGATGAGGATTTCGCTTCAACTTATATGCAATGAATAATGTGGAATGGATGACTAAGACATCGGTTACAATATCCTTATCCTTAGAGCTGCTTCATCCCAAAATGAAAACACCATTTCACGTCGATCCAAATCCATTAAAAAATCGGAACCCTTCGTTGAAAGTCTGTTCACCAAAAAcgcaatataaatgaatatattacattccaaataaatccatatattgaGCTATTTGATCCCGTCTTCTGAAGAGACACTGTCTTTTTAATCTGACCAACAGGTTTAGTTTGGGGTTTAGCCAATTCATAAACGAACAGTGCATCACTAGTTACGGATGTGTGAGTGAAAGAGGCGTACAAATGATCATTTActaaaaacttattattattattattattattattattattattattattcgtaattcttttaagaaaaaaatatatataatagctgAAACCACGCGTGCGAACTTCATCTTTTATGGTAAACAGTGGATTAGCATAGCTCGTTCAGCTAGGTTTCTTGAATAACAGGCAGcgcaaatatatttacagttgctAATGTTACGTCTgcaatctgcatttgtataaaAGGTGTGCTTGAACCGGGTTCGAGAATGACACGTTTGTGATTGCCTGAGGATCTGCGAGAAAGCACGTCCGCAGAGAACGCATATTCAACGACAGCGATGAAAGGCTTCAAGCCAAGGGAGATGTGCAGAAAGCCCTTATGTGGATATGGTTTGGGCGTGTTTATGCTAATGACCAATGCactttattttcaatttcacgAGCTTCCTTTAACAGCGTCGATAGTGTAACATATAGTTTGTAATTCATTAAGTTGTTAAagattaaaacaagtttaaatgtatGATTATTCAtagaaaatactgttaaaataaatattcatatttcacTCTTGGTTTTATGCTTGATTGTATTAACCCACTCATTCActtagttcattcattaattcatgcattttcttttcggcatagtccctttatacatcaggggtcatcacagcagaatgaactgccaacttatccaacaaatgttttacacagtggatgtccttccagctgcaacccagtactgggaaacatccatacacactcattcacacacatacactacggcaaatttagtttattcaactcacatataccacatgtctgtggactgtgggggaaaccggagcatctggaggaaacacacgcaaacccggggaaaacatgcaaactccacacagaaatgccaaccggcccagctgggactcgaaccagtgatcttcatgctgtgaggcgacagtgctaaccactgaaccaccatgtcaCCCACTCCAGACATATACACCTCCTGATCCTCAAAATTGAATCCAAAcccatgaccttcttgctgaggcaaccctgctaaccacttagccaccatgtcGCTCTgttatgtatgggtgtttcgcagcaCTAGGGGTTTACGATTTAatgtactctcagtgctgggttgcagcttgaagagtaactggcggttcattccgctgccacccctgatgaattagggactaagctgaaggaaagtgagtgaatgTCAGTTTGAATAAGTCCAGCACAAATGACAAAGGTTTAAAACATGCTTGCTTCATAAGTAAAAACCAATGAGGATTATTCTGGAATGTCAAACCAGCATGCTGGAAGAACGGCTGTGTTTATGTTTATAGTCATTCATTAATGTTTATACAGTATGTGAATACAAGCCAAATTTAAATCTGCTAAATCAAGATAAGACAACAAGATAAGATAAATGGGCTTGAATCAAACTGCTTGATTTATATATCCTTTTTTCTCTCATGGTGAACGTTTTGATGTGAATTTGAAGAATTTGACTTTGATATGACCTTTAATGgagggacagaaatctcaagagcttaaaatatcttcatttgtgttgtgaAGTTTAACTTAAAGAGCTGCTATTTGCCCCTTTTTAtatgatgtaaaataagtctttggtgtctccagaatgtgtctgtgaagtttcagtttACAATACCTGCCAGATCAATGATTACACCCTGTTGAAATTAAAAGTTTTTGGGTCAGAGGAAATATAAGCTGTTTTGCGCttctgcctttaaatgcaaatgagctggttctccctgctCACTGTTCTGGCATCTCTGCATCAGAAGGATACCTAATGTCAGAAGTGACAGCAATTCAGACACTGATGAAGCAGAGAGACAGTCAGAAATTGTTAATCGTTTTTGTAGAGTTGTGTTCAGCGTACATGTTTTTGCACATCTGCCCACGACAAATATTACAAGATTCCCTCCATACAAGTAAACAGGCTGTATGGAGGCCCATTATAGCCACTGTACAAAATGACCATGCTTTAATATAGACAAACCGTAACccctgttgtgtgtttgtgtgtctgtgttggtGATTTGAGTGGTTATGAATTACATAGAGATGAAATTGTCTTGATTTACATGACGATTAGtcaaagtgctataaaaatacatgtatcatTTATTGCTTCTTGTGGTGAAGCTGAATCACAGATGGTTGGAATAAATTCATCTTTTCATCACAGTTTCTTTGCCAATCCTGCCTTGTGGAGATGTTAATACTGAGACATgataatacacggctgtcaatcaatatcgCTGGGCAGGTATGATCTCACTTATACAGTTacagtcccttttttaatcaggggtcgccacagtggaatgaaccgccaacttatccagcatatgttttatgcagcggatgcccttccacccgcaacccatcactgggaaacacccatacactctcattcacatacatacactactgacaatttagcttacccaattcacctatagcgcatgtctatggacttgtgggggaaaccatgacgcccggaggaaactcaagcgaacatagggagaagacgcaaactccacacagaaatgacccagccgagggtcaaaccagcgaccttcttactgtgaggtgacagcactactcaCTGTGCCACAATGTCTCCAATTCTGGGTTAATTTCAGGAAATAAAAAAGACTTGATGTGTTTATACCATTCTTGTATAGTAGTAGACATTAttcctacacacatttctgtctaaaGAGCTTGCAAAAGTTGGATTGTCACGaaataagggtgagtaaatgatgacagaatcataAACGACTGCTGATTATCAGCCTTTTTCTGAGAACATATCATGCTGTACAGAAGGCTTGAATAGCCGGTCTGTGTTTTCAGAGAGCCCTGTTCTTACATGTGGCAGTGTTTACAGTTCCCTCGTGCCAAAAAAACGCTCACTTACTGAATGtgaggttaaaaaaaacaatggcaCAATTCAAGAACGGTGATGAGAAGAAAGTTAGTGAGCAATAATCACCCACTTTATGAAGTCATCAAGGGGCCATTGTTTCTGTGGGGTGGATCTTTTAGCGACTGACAGATATATTTGTATCTTCCTTGTAAAAGCCCCAGAGAAAACAGTGTTTTCTGGCCTGAGGCTGTCGTCCGTGCACAAAGCCGACGTTTATGGGCTCTTCTGCAGACAGACATGACTAAAGCATGGTGCGTACCCTGGGCTGAGCTGCGCACTTCAGGCCTGCGCTGACGTCAAGCTAGAGAGAGAAAATAGAAGAAAAACAGGAACAGAAGGCTCTTATTTCCATGGCAGCAAAGGCACAGCCCTTTAACAACGATACTCACTATACTGAGGTAACAGCCACTGCTATGAATAGTCTGACTGCACGCCTATTCTTAGACAAGTAGGAGTTATATTTGAGCACGTCACTGACTCAAATGTTCACCGAAAGGCAAAAAGTGGAGCATGATGAGCTTTTTATATCAGACATAAACACTACAGTCTGAGTCTGAACGTAGTACGTTAGAATTATGCTGTTTACAGTGTCCATATTCATCGAAGCATCTATTTAAAGTCATGAGATGATGAGAATCACAGGCCAGTCAACAGGCTGTCCACATTTATTTCAACTGAAAATATTCTTTGAGATTCAGGAATACATGTGATTTATCTGCATGAAACCACTGATATGCTAAGATAaggtaaaaaaaagtaattatttagaATTACTTATTAAAGTATGACTGACTTATTAATTCAtgactatgggctctattttaatgatctaggtgtaAAGTCTAAaccgcatggcgcaaaagcattaagggagcGTCCAAAtccatttttgtattttaaggacggaaaaatacgctttgcacCACGGCACATagtttaacagggttgtgctcattctcttaatgagtaatcagtgtgttttgagaataacgtgcattaaaccaatcagagtctcatctcccattccttttaatagtcagttgtgtcgtgccatggttcatttgctatttacatggcagaattTGTAAGTGGAataactgaatgcttcactagcgagaaaacagtttaacagaccatctgcagcgtgaggataaagaatgagcctcctctattcggcctcttAACTTTCTCTTTGTCTTTACTTTCGCtccttactttactcctttactttcgtggataaagaaacggtgttgtacgcacttcactgaagacatccattagcctacatatttgaaacaaagatttgtttcaaaactatttctaaattcaattctaaCTTCCAGCatatgaataaatgagcaataataacatATGGTCAAaagtatgtataataataaaaatgtataaaaataagtaTGGCATTagatccaaacacatgtcctatgcctcatatggtccaaaactcgacaggtggacaaatctaagcttgtttttaataaaacaaatataaatatgcatataataaataatattaataataataacattatacaaaagcaagttgtcatgaataaactgaaaaaagcccctcgagatgaaggcatggaggcagtggtttttatattcatgtagaaagtaataatttttgtaatatttgaatcctttttcatatgtaaagatatttgtgtattgctgtacatcatgtgtgtattaagcgtATAAACCGTTTAAGCGTTTAaggtgctggactttagacctgctttcagtttGTCAATTGCGCAGTCTtttttagttcttcaaaatagtaacgcaccaacaatgcgccttaacacaccttctttctagaccagaacacccataaGTCTCCAAAGCGGCTATCCaaagatttgctatttaaacaacatggtgcaaaatagGAAAATTTGGGTTGTgctggtttgaaaatagcaacctattgcgccaaacatgtcttgcgtcTTACTGTGccaggtgtataatagggccccaAGTTTGAATGCAATTGCAAGTATGTGATACAAACATAAATAGTTACAAATGGTTTCATAAGGTTGATTTGTTTTTGacaaaatatatcaataaaatctAACAAATTGTTTTTCAAGAAAGTCAGTAGTTTGTGATCTTTCATGTTCcagtaaatatttgaaatattttcgAGCAATAATGAACATGCTTTTTAAGTTGCTGTTTAAATGATCATCCtgtaatattatatattcagGATACATTTTcctatgcatgttttttttattattattaaataaagttgCCACCAATCTGCTTGTTAACTCATGATGTATCTGTGacatatgaaatactgtttcctgGTCCAAGACGctttttgaattgagaaaatattagtttatgaccactttttagtcatatcacacattaaagtgaattttatataaaatcatggtgaaCACAACAGTCTGCGGACTTGCTCCTTTacaaacaccaatattttaacattttataaaaaataatcactttCTCACtcacttcgcgtgacgtcacacttaacacgTGTTTAGCCTTGTGGGCAATGCACCAACATATACAGCCATTGTCCTTTGGGTGTCCTGAGTTCGAGTCCCTGCTCGCTGACCTTTTTGATTTATTAATCACTGCTTTCTTTGCAGCATAGCTTCTCGTCTAAATATTATCCTATCCCAACAAAGACAAAAAATTTaacctaaaaactaaataaatgaattaataaaaaaattaaaaaatccaCATAATACATCATTTAGAGTTTAGAATTGGTTGCCAAACATATAATAAGCTGGAAACATATCAATCACTACAATGATTATTCAACCATAAACTCTTAAATATTTGCATGTTTAAACCATGGACTGTAAAAAAGAAATGGacatagtatccgtgacgtcacctataggtttctgaagaacggaaaagaagctacaagtaggcatggccgactgtcgccattttgttcgcgcgtcattctacagacacctgctagcattttgcttagacggacttttctttgggagaaacgcttaatacttcataaCTTGCGACTCCTttttgttctgaccacatgtgcttggttgtatactgtaccaataaagtgtttagacttttaaaaacactgttgtaatacatcgagccactaagcattgttcttatgaggtttttctactggagaaaaaTGTGAATTacatccaaatacttcaaatatagtctgtgttagtaaatgcaaggctatttatgaaatccagacataaaactgtatgacaacatttcataTGACTGTTCAATAGCCAACAGctgagtgcattacaggtctaaaaacatttgaaatgatcttaaataaaacaaatacatttatagagatggcatAAGTATaagtaatttcactcacctgggaaatggaggccatgtgaatggtttgtaagCACAACTAAGTGCACAGAGCATACCATATCATCtggtaattgtaagaaataattccaaaaagcaactgactgtgtaaagccacataaaacaaaacaaaaatacaatgtatttgcCAAGTTCAGCGGCcgtgcccttaattatgcagacttaatataaacaaaacagatgagttataaaaaaaattcaccccctcagagttgtcatgaagggtaatattagctatacgaaccaaaatcgttctttgtaccaggctgtaaacagctttttttctgctgtaaaaatggccattttaacagtgggctcaatagaaatttacTCTAATTTAGAGCCAGGTCTAGCGGAAATTCAATGTATTGcggtttcagttacttctgtattagcttcacgagggagagcaggaggttgctgcttggtctaaacagtaataaaaaaaaacatatatataaattggagccttagttttaatttaattacggtcacaatttaacttaattgaataaatattgcATGCAACCACTCAGATATATAATGTGTGTTCATTAAGTATTACATAATAAGGCCTATGCATGTCAGTATAAAGTGTCCAGTGCTTACCCGGGGTCATGGATGGCCATGTTGTTGAGTTAGTGTTAAAGCGGAACGAGAGTCATGTGCAGCTGGGTCATCCCTCTCTTTCTGATTCACTAATGAGTTCATGTGCACTGCTGAGCCAAGGTCAGGGGCCGAGGAAAATAAGGGCCTCTCATCACTGCGCTCTTTATGAAGTCCACTTTTGTACTACAGAAAACAGAGCAGTCACATGATTTTTAATGTTTCAGTTGGTTCGGACTGAATGCGGTCTGTTTAACAATAGCCTAAAGCAGAATTGTGCAGTTCATATTTTACTCTGATGTATAGCTATATGATATTGTAATCTAAATAAgagtcacattaagctgtatttttgtttacatcacaTTAAACAGAACGCAATGTTTTAAAAGCAGCTTCTctgtaataaacagaaaaaataatcaataatgaaaACTACATTAAGTACGAGATGATTTTAAATTGTGCATTAAAGGAGGTCTAAAGGAGGATAGTGTCAATATTTAGCTTGATTCAGATCAGTTCAATAACTGCATTAAGATCATTAACCATGAAATCAAGTCATTGACCAAGTAATTAAGTCACAAGTAAGTCTCGAGCCTTTGACATTCAGGTCTCGAGTCAAGTCCTGAGTCAAAACAGATAAGTCCAATTTGAGTCCCAATTGTTCTTTAATCAAATTTGGAACTCGAGTCTGATTTAAGCTGCAAGTCACTGACTCGAGTCCATACCTCTGACATCCGAGTCCATACCTCTGGTTTCctgcattttgtgattcatgggTGTTTTTTGTGATTCATGGGTAATGGTTTATAGACTTTTGATCTCTGCTATAGTATATAAAttagtaaaataacagaaaaagtacaggAAGCTCATTACTCATGATCAACAAAGACAATATATATCATCTCCAAGTACTACAAGTCTCATTTTGAGTCACTTTGAGATAAACTttccaacatcaaaagttgtcagaTCAAAGATCAAGGCAATTACGTaaatcaaaagcataaataaacagaaaatggaaatgaactgatttttttacagtgaaatactCGGctcatatatgtgtatgtgtatgtgtacatatgtgtACCTATCATATAGTTATTTAGTTTAGCTTCAGTGTTGATTCATCTCGATTCAAAATCGGTGTTTGACATTGCAAAATTCTGAAACTAAGTTTATTTGGCTACAAAACATAATGGTGTCATTTTTTATCTGATTAAGTCAGAATAtgatacagtgggggaaataagtattgaacgctTCATGTTTTTtactgggaataatatttctaaaggagctgtgaacatggaattgaaccagattttggtaaaaacccaaacaaaacaaaaatgagttatttgtaataacaatggaatgacacaaagagaaaatactgaactactgaaaggtatttaatactttatataaaaggcattttggtgatggcagcctaAAGACACCTGCcatttggagaatgaagtcatgcaacactcaggtgtgattttttcacagacttcaacaaagAGTAAatgtcttgatggttctgtgggtcttgtttATCAAATGTaatcattattttgtattttctattggttTCTAGTCAGGTGATCTGGTCTGGGCAATtctgcagcttgattttctttctctgacagcatttgagagttttcttggctgtgttttggatcattgtcttgctggaatgtccaccttggtttcatcttcatcatcctgataatgtagatgttggaaatattcatttacaatgacgaagggcagagtgttgctgagatttcagccacggtctgagctttcactgcctttctacacctccctttcttcatgcgtTCAATACGTTTTCTCTgtgccatttcattttattacacataacttaatttgtaaactaattagttttattttatccttgcatatatggattcctttggttgttaccaacatccaatGAAAATTTCaattcaacagcacctttagaaatatgttttctgagaaaaatggtgacgtgtttaatTCTTATTTCCCACACTGTATTGCTGATTAATCTCTTAAGTTTAAACCAATCAAGCCAAATGGACAGAATCCAAACTCCATCAGCTAACAGAAATGGAGGAAAACCAAAAACCAGACTATTTTATCCCTGGGCAAATTaacaaaaacatgcattttacAATTCCACACTGCATCAGATTGGTGGGTTgatatttttaaaaccttttgcATCCAGATCCTTCTGTTTAAGGATCAGGATACACAATACACCTGCATTAAGTGGAAGTCAAAATTTGTAATGTATGTAGTACAGATGGAAAGCATATGGGAGCAAAGAAAAGTTCACACAGACTTGTTTTTGAAAATAACAATACAACAATACAACTGCTATAAATTAATAAAGAGTTCCGTGTCCATCACATCATTAACCATGATATCCTAATGTCACACCGCCCACCTTTCTCCCTGACGCAATGGGAGTTTGCTGTCAAACAGCGGGCCGGTGCAATGGTAAATAAACTCATGTCATACACATCTTTACAGCCCACATTTCCTGTTGTCACCACAGCATGTTTCCTTTTACGACACTGAAGATTAATGGTCTGTAAATACGGAAgacttgaaaaataaaaagtagCAGCATGCCATACACGTGGCTTTTTGTGTCTGAACAGCACCAGATCAAAATAAATAGAGATATTGGTAAAAAACCTTATTGAGATTGTTCCCAGACATTTTGTTGACCTATTCTGCAACTATGAGAAGATATGTCGATATAAACAGTACAACTTAAGGAAATGCATCAGCTCTTATTTAATGGCTGAATCAGTGTTTCCATAGAATGATGTAAAACAGCTTGCAAGTTAAATAATGTAACAGCATATTTACCTCCGGAAAGCAATTCAGGgtctaaaatgtatttgttagcAAGAAGAAAAAATCTAGAAAGGAGCATTTGGGTATCACTTATCAAAGATTCGCAATTACATGGCTACTTTATCGATATTGGCCGataaattcactgtaaaaagtgattagttacttaaagcaagtaaaccaactgccttaaaagcaacaagttgactttacaaaaataatgtaag is a genomic window of Danio aesculapii chromosome 2, fDanAes4.1, whole genome shotgun sequence containing:
- the gadd45bb gene encoding growth arrest and DNA-damage-inducible, beta b; translation: MTLEEVVGCNSTERKMETVSEALEELLMAAQRQNCLTVGVYESAQLMNVDPDSVVLCVLATDEEDENDVALQIHFTLIQAFCCDIDINIVRVSGMRRLAQVLEEPLSTDNNANEPRDLHCILVTNPQAEHLKLKEVGSYCKESRCKNQWVPSIALQER